Proteins encoded in a region of the Stegostoma tigrinum isolate sSteTig4 unplaced genomic scaffold, sSteTig4.hap1 scaffold_248, whole genome shotgun sequence genome:
- the LOC132208023 gene encoding utrophin-like produces the protein MCSCGLRGCGGHGSGTAVSSPYAAEPAPEERAQRIAKAVRKQSIEVKENWEQLKIRASNWQKQVEKALEKLQELEKALDDLEAHVITAEGVRTDRQTVSDLLIDSLQDHFDKTASQ, from the exons atgtgctcgtgtggtctcaggggttgcggaggtcacggctctgggacagccgtttcatcgccctatgctgcag aacctgccccggaagagagagcccagagaattgccaaagctgtccgcaaacagtcaatagaagtgaaggaaaattgggaacaactgaaaatccgtgcgagcaactggcagaaacaggtggaaaaggcgttggagaaacttcaagaactggagaaagctctggatgatcttgaggctcatgtgataacagctgagggggtccgcACTGATCGGCAAACTGtgagtgacctgcttattgactcattgcaggatcactttGATAAAACcgca tcacaatga